One window of Saccharopolyspora phatthalungensis genomic DNA carries:
- the cynS gene encoding cyanase, whose amino-acid sequence MIGKLEAGELIAAERARREVSWREISEAIDKPLLWTIAALLGQHPVGREDAEKVADLLDLDQATVDALRRQPYRGTTEVVPTDPTVYRFYEVLQVYGGAIKEAIHEEFGDGIMSAINFKIDVERRLDPEGDRVVVTLDGKFLDYRW is encoded by the coding sequence ATGATCGGCAAACTCGAAGCGGGCGAGCTCATCGCGGCCGAGCGGGCTCGGCGCGAGGTCTCCTGGCGGGAGATTTCGGAAGCGATCGACAAGCCGCTGTTGTGGACCATCGCCGCGCTGCTCGGCCAGCACCCGGTCGGGCGCGAGGACGCAGAGAAGGTCGCCGACCTGCTCGATCTCGACCAGGCGACCGTCGATGCGTTGCGGCGGCAGCCGTATCGCGGCACTACCGAGGTAGTACCGACGGATCCGACCGTTTACCGGTTCTACGAGGTTCTGCAGGTCTACGGCGGGGCAATCAAGGAGGCTATCCACGAGGAGTTCGGCGACGGGATCATGAGCGCGATCAACTTCAAGATCGACGTCGAGCGCCGGCTGGATCCGGAGGGCGACCGCGTGGTGGTCACCCTGGACGGGAAATTCCTGGACTACAGGTGGTAG
- the pruA gene encoding L-glutamate gamma-semialdehyde dehydrogenase produces the protein MDAITSVPVPYNEPVKGYAPGSPERESLQKRIAELESDRVELTQTIGGTQRMAGGERFDVVQPHDHQHVLGTSAQATSQDVAEAVQAAKDAAPAWAATPFDERAAVLLRTADLLAGPWRDTINAATILGQSKSVQQAEIDAACEFIDFLRFNVHYARQIMAEQPRSVPGEWNRLDYRPLDGFVTAITPFNFTAIAGNLPTAPALMGNTVVWKPTPSQQLAAHFTMRLFEAAGLPPGVINLVTGHGQAVSEVALTDPGFAGLHFTGSTATFKKLWRTIGENLDNYRCYPRIVGETGGKDFIVVHPSANPAPLAAAFARGAFEYQGQKCSAASRAYVPRSIWDAGLRDELADLTRSIRYGDVTDFAHFGGAVIDARAFAKHKAALDRAARESSIEVLAGGGYDDSVGYFVEPTVLVCDDPSDEVFTTEYFGPIIAVHVYDDAKYSEILDIVDSSSPYALTGAVFATDRSAIELAHHKLRGAAGNFYVNDKPTGSIVSRQPFGGSRASGTNDKAGSLLNIQRWTSPRAIKETWDAPTQIAYPHMG, from the coding sequence ATGGACGCCATCACTTCGGTCCCGGTGCCCTACAACGAGCCGGTCAAGGGCTATGCGCCCGGATCGCCGGAACGGGAGTCGCTGCAAAAGCGCATCGCGGAGCTGGAGTCCGACCGCGTCGAGCTCACCCAGACCATCGGCGGCACGCAGCGGATGGCCGGCGGTGAGCGCTTCGACGTCGTGCAGCCCCACGACCACCAGCACGTGCTCGGCACCTCCGCGCAGGCCACCTCGCAGGACGTGGCCGAGGCCGTGCAGGCCGCCAAGGACGCCGCGCCCGCTTGGGCCGCCACCCCCTTCGACGAACGTGCCGCGGTGCTGCTGCGCACCGCCGACCTGCTGGCCGGACCGTGGCGCGACACCATCAACGCCGCCACCATCCTGGGCCAGTCCAAGTCGGTGCAGCAGGCCGAGATCGACGCCGCCTGCGAGTTCATCGACTTCCTGCGGTTCAACGTGCACTACGCACGCCAGATCATGGCCGAACAGCCGCGCTCGGTACCCGGCGAGTGGAACCGGCTGGACTACCGCCCGCTGGACGGCTTCGTCACCGCCATCACCCCCTTCAACTTCACCGCCATCGCGGGCAACCTGCCCACCGCCCCGGCGCTGATGGGCAACACCGTGGTGTGGAAGCCCACGCCCTCGCAGCAACTCGCCGCGCACTTCACCATGCGGCTGTTCGAGGCCGCCGGACTCCCGCCGGGCGTGATCAACCTGGTCACCGGGCACGGCCAAGCCGTCAGCGAGGTCGCGCTGACCGACCCCGGCTTCGCCGGCCTGCACTTCACCGGCTCCACCGCCACCTTCAAGAAGCTGTGGCGCACCATCGGCGAGAACCTGGACAACTACCGCTGCTACCCCCGCATCGTCGGGGAGACCGGCGGCAAGGACTTCATCGTCGTGCACCCCTCGGCCAACCCGGCCCCGCTGGCCGCTGCCTTCGCTCGCGGCGCCTTCGAATACCAGGGCCAGAAATGCTCGGCGGCCTCCCGCGCCTACGTGCCGCGCTCGATCTGGGACGCCGGACTGCGCGACGAGCTGGCCGACCTGACCCGCAGCATCCGCTACGGCGACGTCACCGACTTCGCCCACTTCGGCGGCGCCGTGATCGATGCCCGCGCCTTCGCCAAGCACAAGGCGGCGCTGGACCGGGCCGCGCGGGAATCGTCCATCGAGGTGCTCGCCGGCGGCGGTTACGACGACTCGGTCGGCTACTTCGTCGAGCCCACCGTGCTGGTCTGCGACGATCCGAGCGACGAGGTGTTCACCACCGAGTACTTCGGGCCGATCATCGCCGTGCACGTCTACGACGACGCGAAGTACTCCGAGATCCTCGACATCGTCGACTCCTCCAGCCCGTATGCGCTGACCGGCGCGGTGTTCGCCACCGACCGCAGCGCCATCGAGCTGGCACACCACAAGCTGCGCGGCGCCGCCGGCAACTTCTACGTCAACGACAAGCCGACCGGCTCGATCGTCTCCCGCCAGCCCTTCGGCGGTAGCCGGGCCTCCGGCACCAACGACAAGGCCGGCTCGTTGCTCAACATCCAGCGCTGGACCAGCCCCCGGGCCATCAAGGAAACCTGGGACGCCCCCACCCAGATCGCCTATCCCCACATGGGCTAG
- a CDS encoding AI-2E family transporter encodes MANHRRDPATPAGERADRLPRGLVVLLGMASAVVVVAGVRTASWLIAPTFLALVIVIATNPVPVWLIRKGCPRWLATLTLILVVYAVLIAFALVVVVSVARLATILPEYAQRADALGAELSKALAKFGIGPEQIKAAGSTVNYGQLAGFIGTLLSGIASVSTNLVFLLALLLFLGIETGGVGRRMEIVSTYHPRMAGALGGFTHGTRSYLVVSTVFGLIVAVLDTIALALLGVPLPVLWGLLAFVTNYIPNIGFIIGLLPPVLLALLEGGWQLAIVVTVVYIVLNFVVQSLIQPRVVGDAVGLSVTVTLLSLVFWTWAIGPLGAVLAVPLTLLAKALLVDSDPRAAWASAFLVSDRVSAERAERKSPRTEGN; translated from the coding sequence GTGGCGAATCACCGCCGTGACCCGGCCACTCCCGCTGGGGAACGGGCCGACCGACTGCCACGAGGCTTGGTCGTGCTCCTGGGGATGGCGTCGGCCGTCGTTGTCGTCGCCGGGGTACGGACGGCCTCCTGGTTGATCGCGCCGACGTTCCTCGCGCTGGTCATCGTCATCGCCACCAACCCGGTGCCGGTGTGGTTGATCCGCAAGGGGTGTCCGCGCTGGCTGGCCACCCTGACCCTGATCTTGGTGGTCTACGCGGTGCTGATCGCGTTCGCCCTGGTGGTGGTCGTCTCGGTCGCGCGCCTGGCAACGATCCTGCCCGAGTACGCGCAGCGCGCCGACGCCCTCGGAGCCGAGCTGAGCAAGGCGCTGGCGAAGTTCGGCATCGGGCCGGAACAGATCAAGGCCGCCGGGAGCACGGTCAACTACGGTCAACTCGCCGGCTTCATCGGCACGTTGCTGTCCGGCATCGCAAGCGTAAGCACCAACCTGGTGTTCCTCCTCGCGCTGCTGCTGTTCCTGGGCATCGAGACCGGCGGGGTCGGCCGCCGGATGGAGATCGTGTCCACCTACCACCCGAGGATGGCCGGGGCGCTGGGCGGCTTCACCCACGGCACCCGCAGCTACCTGGTGGTGTCGACGGTCTTCGGCCTGATCGTCGCGGTGCTCGACACCATCGCGCTGGCCCTGCTCGGGGTGCCGCTGCCGGTTCTGTGGGGCCTGCTGGCTTTCGTCACCAACTACATCCCCAACATCGGGTTCATCATCGGCCTGCTGCCCCCGGTCCTGCTCGCCCTGCTGGAGGGCGGCTGGCAGCTCGCCATCGTCGTGACCGTCGTCTACATCGTGCTCAACTTCGTGGTGCAAAGCCTGATCCAACCGCGCGTCGTCGGCGACGCCGTGGGCCTGTCGGTGACCGTGACGCTGCTGTCGCTGGTGTTCTGGACCTGGGCGATCGGGCCGCTCGGAGCGGTGCTCGCCGTCCCATTGACGCTGCTGGCCAAGGCGCTGCTGGTGGACAGCGATCCGCGGGCGGCGTGGGCGAGCGCCTTCCTGGTCTCCGACCGGGTCAGCGCCGAGCGGGCCGAGAGGAAATCGCCGCGCACCGAAGGCAATTGA
- a CDS encoding proline dehydrogenase family protein codes for MLRSTLLAAARSQGVRRLVEANPLTKPVVARFVAGTTPEDAVRATRTLRDRNMYVTLDHLGEDTLDAQQAADTVRAYQEMLQVLSTEGLADRAEVSVKLSAVGQFLATDGEKIALDNARLICEAAAAAGTTVTLDMEDHTTTDSTLGILRDLRVDFPWVGAVLQAYLHRTEQDCRDLATEGSRVRLCKGAYSEPASVAYQDKAEVDRSYVRCLKILMEGAGYPMVASHDPRMVAIAADLATRAGRSADSYEFQMLYGIRAEEQKRIAAAGNKLRVYVAYGDEWYGYFMRRLAERPANLVFFLRSLISQN; via the coding sequence ATGCTGCGCAGCACCTTGCTGGCCGCCGCCCGTTCCCAGGGCGTGCGCCGACTCGTGGAGGCCAACCCGCTGACCAAGCCGGTCGTCGCGCGGTTCGTCGCCGGCACCACACCCGAGGACGCGGTCCGGGCCACCCGGACCCTGCGTGACCGCAACATGTACGTCACGCTCGATCACCTCGGCGAAGACACGCTCGATGCGCAGCAGGCCGCCGACACCGTCCGCGCCTACCAGGAGATGCTGCAGGTGCTGTCCACCGAGGGTCTGGCCGACCGGGCCGAGGTCTCGGTGAAGCTTTCCGCGGTCGGGCAGTTCCTGGCCACCGACGGGGAGAAGATCGCCCTCGACAATGCGCGGCTGATCTGTGAGGCCGCGGCCGCCGCCGGGACCACGGTCACCCTCGACATGGAGGACCACACCACCACCGACTCGACGCTGGGCATCCTCCGCGACCTGCGGGTGGACTTCCCGTGGGTCGGCGCGGTGCTGCAGGCTTACCTGCACCGGACCGAGCAGGACTGCCGCGACCTGGCGACCGAGGGCTCCCGGGTGCGGCTGTGCAAGGGCGCCTACTCCGAGCCCGCATCGGTGGCCTACCAGGACAAGGCCGAGGTGGACCGCTCCTATGTGCGCTGCCTGAAGATCCTGATGGAGGGCGCCGGCTACCCGATGGTGGCCAGCCACGACCCGCGGATGGTGGCGATCGCCGCGGATCTGGCCACGCGGGCCGGGCGCAGCGCGGACAGCTACGAGTTCCAGATGCTCTACGGCATTCGGGCCGAGGAACAGAAGCGGATCGCCGCGGCGGGCAACAAGCTGCGGGTGTACGTGGCCTACGGCGACGAGTGGTACGGCTACTTCATGCGCCGCCTCGCCGAGCGCCCGGCCAACCTCGTTTTCTTCCTCCGGTCCCTGATCTCGCAGAACTGA
- a CDS encoding NAD-dependent succinate-semialdehyde dehydrogenase, protein MASYKTVNPATGELLKEFPTATSAEVESALAASYEAYRSWRLSPVGTRSAVLSRVAEIYQERKDELAKIIGTEMGKPFRQAQGEIDIVSSIYRYYATEGPGFLADEELSVSGGTAVVRSAPVGSLLGIMPWNFPYYQVARFAAPNLMLGNTIILKHAPNCPQAALAMEQVFADASLPEGAYINIFATNDQVADIIADPRNQGVSLTGSERAGSAVAEIAGRHLKKCVLELGGSDAFILLDTDDLAKTAKLAAAGRMGNAGQACNSPKRFIVREDLYEGFVASLTEQVAKVTPGDPLDPSTRFGPLSSREAADRLMEQIQDAIDKGATVHVGGKAVDGPGAYVEPTVITGVTPEMRAYSEELFGPAAVVYKVSDEDEAVELANSSPYGLGGAVWSQDVDKARAVADRLDTGMVWINGLAGSQADLPFGGVKRSGIGRELGKYGMAEFVNKKLIRQEK, encoded by the coding sequence ATGGCTTCTTACAAGACGGTGAATCCGGCGACCGGCGAGCTGCTGAAGGAGTTCCCGACGGCAACCTCGGCGGAGGTCGAATCGGCCCTGGCGGCCTCGTACGAGGCCTACCGGTCGTGGCGGCTCAGCCCGGTCGGGACCCGTTCGGCGGTGCTGAGCCGCGTCGCGGAGATCTACCAGGAGCGAAAGGACGAGCTCGCCAAGATCATCGGAACCGAGATGGGCAAGCCGTTCCGGCAGGCGCAGGGCGAGATCGACATCGTGTCGAGCATCTACCGCTACTACGCCACCGAGGGCCCGGGCTTCCTGGCCGACGAGGAGCTTTCGGTCAGCGGCGGCACTGCTGTCGTGCGGTCGGCACCGGTCGGGTCGCTGCTCGGCATCATGCCGTGGAACTTCCCTTACTACCAGGTGGCGCGGTTCGCCGCGCCCAACCTGATGCTCGGCAACACCATCATCCTCAAGCATGCGCCCAACTGTCCGCAGGCCGCGCTGGCGATGGAACAGGTCTTCGCGGATGCCAGCTTGCCCGAAGGCGCCTACATCAACATCTTCGCCACCAACGACCAGGTCGCCGACATCATCGCGGATCCGCGCAATCAGGGTGTTTCGCTGACCGGGAGCGAGCGCGCCGGCTCGGCCGTGGCGGAGATCGCCGGCCGCCACCTGAAGAAATGCGTGCTTGAGCTCGGTGGCTCGGATGCGTTCATCCTGCTCGACACCGACGATCTGGCGAAGACGGCGAAGCTGGCCGCCGCGGGCCGGATGGGCAACGCCGGGCAGGCGTGCAACTCGCCGAAGCGGTTCATCGTGCGGGAAGACCTCTACGAGGGTTTCGTCGCCTCGCTGACCGAGCAGGTCGCGAAGGTGACCCCGGGCGACCCGCTGGATCCGTCGACCAGGTTCGGCCCGCTGTCGTCGCGGGAAGCGGCCGACCGCCTGATGGAGCAGATCCAGGATGCGATCGACAAGGGCGCTACGGTGCACGTCGGAGGAAAGGCCGTCGACGGGCCCGGTGCCTACGTGGAGCCGACCGTGATCACCGGCGTGACGCCGGAGATGCGCGCCTACTCCGAGGAACTCTTCGGCCCGGCCGCCGTCGTGTACAAGGTGTCCGACGAGGACGAGGCGGTGGAGCTGGCGAACAGCTCCCCGTACGGCCTCGGCGGCGCCGTCTGGAGCCAGGACGTCGACAAGGCGCGTGCGGTCGCCGACCGGCTCGACACCGGCATGGTGTGGATCAACGGGCTCGCGGGCTCGCAGGCGGATCTGCCGTTCGGCGGGGTCAAGCGGTCGGGCATCGGCCGTGAACTCGGCAAGTACGGCATGGCGGAGTTCGTGAACAAGAAACTCATCCGCCAGGAGAAGTAA
- a CDS encoding S1 family peptidase, translating to MLRILRPKVIAGMVAAAAAVGAGVAMSVPAGAVANARDAEDGAFPFAVKFLMSDIPKPDGSTYDSACSGALIDPQWVITAGHCFHDVDRKPVSGPTPYATTAIVGRTDDAEADKGHEVDVVEVRQSPVSDVAVVKLKKPIKDVRPLALRSAAPRPGETLVLAGWGQESADATEPATHLQVGKVRIQEVQDKITTVTGSWPSADTSACPTDSGAPYFENHRGANALVSVESGGPECPHAQQERTSRVDVIADWIKKQINESY from the coding sequence GTGTTACGAATTCTGCGCCCCAAGGTGATCGCCGGGATGGTCGCCGCTGCCGCAGCGGTTGGTGCGGGCGTGGCGATGTCGGTCCCTGCGGGCGCGGTGGCCAATGCACGGGACGCCGAGGACGGCGCGTTTCCGTTCGCCGTCAAGTTCTTGATGAGCGACATCCCGAAACCGGACGGCAGCACCTACGACAGCGCTTGCTCCGGCGCGCTGATCGATCCGCAGTGGGTGATCACGGCCGGGCACTGCTTCCACGATGTCGACCGCAAGCCGGTGAGCGGGCCGACGCCGTATGCGACGACCGCGATCGTCGGACGCACGGACGACGCCGAGGCGGACAAGGGCCATGAGGTGGACGTCGTGGAGGTCCGGCAGTCGCCGGTGAGCGACGTCGCGGTCGTCAAGCTGAAGAAGCCGATCAAGGACGTGCGCCCGCTGGCGCTGCGCTCGGCCGCGCCGCGGCCCGGGGAAACCCTGGTGCTGGCGGGCTGGGGCCAGGAGTCCGCCGACGCGACCGAGCCCGCCACCCACCTGCAGGTCGGCAAGGTCCGGATCCAAGAGGTGCAGGACAAAATCACGACGGTCACCGGCAGTTGGCCGAGCGCGGACACCAGCGCCTGCCCGACCGACTCCGGGGCGCCCTACTTCGAGAACCACCGCGGCGCGAACGCGCTGGTGTCGGTCGAGAGCGGCGGTCCGGAATGCCCGCACGCCCAACAGGAGAGGACGTCCAGAGTGGACGTCATAGCGGACTGGATCAAGAAACAGATCAACGAATCATATTGA